A section of the Cololabis saira isolate AMF1-May2022 chromosome 6, fColSai1.1, whole genome shotgun sequence genome encodes:
- the LOC133446295 gene encoding uncharacterized protein LOC133446295, translated as MNKDLVQKNKSDCTSNQEEEACSSSATHSSAVENNTKNNKSKRSLSPDNQPPRKRRRVSEAAGSSTSYDHEEKTVRVAKRKAREDGERPKKRAKRGNLLKLVLDQEVASSSTDTGSNLETHTIPEVAGSSTSYNHEEKTVRVAKRKAREDGERPKKRAKRVNLLRLVLDQEVASSSTDTGSNLETQAIPEVAGSSTSYNHEEKTVRVAKRKAREDGERPKKRAKRVDLLRLVLDQEVPSSSTDTGSNLETKAIPGGDRRKKKAKRKADDEDAEETSGGKKKKKKKTKTQQDTTRSPRDEFQEKYEQQGLLGEGACGSVFAGYRKSDHLQVAIKHVQSDKVVCKHKGRDGREVSVEVAAMLKLQEANSGLAGQSAPVSLLDWYDLDQELILVMERPMPSEDLCSYIGKNGGPLEEDEARIILKQLLDAAVHLQANNIFHRDIKLENILIETGSSVPRVRLIDFGLSCFFTQRSRYRIFCGNIIPPEWLVTNTYTAGPTTTWQMGVVLYDTLHNTDFPSDYYHEDEITTRDDLSADCQDFLHKCFILNPKQRPSLEELQRHPWLT; from the coding sequence ATGAATAAAGATTtagtgcagaaaaataaaagtgactGTACTTCCAATCAGGAGGAAGAAGCGTGCAGTTCCAGTGCGACACATTCAAGTGCAGtggaaaataatacaaaaaataacaaatctaaAAGAAGCCTCAGCCCCGACAACCAGCCCCCCAGAAAGAGGAGAAGGGTTTCTGAGGCGGCTGGATCCTCTACAAGCTACGACCATGAAGAAAAGACAGTGAGAGTAGCAAAGAGGAAAGCCAGAGAGGACGGAGAGAGACCAAAAAAACGAGCCAAGCGTGGGAATCTACTGAAACTCGTGTTGGACCAAGAGGTTGCTTCCTCCTCTACAGACACTGGTAGTAATTTAGAAACTCACACTATTCCTGAGGTGGCTGGATCCTCTACAAGCTACAACCATGAAGAAAAGACGGTGAGAGTAGCAAAGAGGAAAGCCAGAGAGGACGGAGAGAGACCAAAAAAACGAGCCAAGCGTGTGAATCTACTGAGACTCGTGTTGGACCAAGAGGTTGCTTCCTCCTCTACGGACACTGGTAgtaatttagaaactcaagCTATTCCTGAGGTGGCTGGATCCTCTACAAGCTACAACCATGAAGAAAAGACAGTGAGAGTAGCAAAGAGGAAAGCCAGAGAGGACGGAGAGAGACCAAAAAAACGAGCCAAGCGTGTGGATCTACTGAGACTTGTGTTGGACCAAGAGGTTCCTTCCTCCTCTACGGACACTGGTAGTAATTTAGAAACTAAAGCTATTCCTGGGGGAGatagaaggaagaaaaaggccAAGAGGAAGGCTGACGATGAGGATGCTGAAGAAACGTCAGgcgggaagaagaagaaaaagaagaagacaaagACCCAACAGGACACAACAAGGTCACCAAGAGATGAGTTTCAGGAGAAATATGAGCAGCAGGGTCTGCTCGGGGAAGGAGCCTGTGGGTCTGTGTTTGCTGGGTACCGGAAGTCTGATCATCTACAGGTGGCTATCAAACACGTCCAAAGTGACAAGGTGGTCTGCAAACATAAAGGCCGGGATGGGAGGGAGGTTTCTGTGGAGGTGGCTGCAATGCTGAAGCTCCAGGAAGCAAATTCAGGTTTAGCAGGACAGTCAGCACCTGTGTCCCTGCTGGACTGGTATGATCTGGATCAGGAGTTGATTCTGGTCATGGAGAGACCAATGCCTTCAGAAGACCTTTGCAGCTACATTGGGAAAAACGGAGGTCCGCTGGAGGAAGACGAGGCCAGAATCATCCTGAAACAGCTGCTGGATGCAGCGGTACATCTTCAGGCCAATAACATCTTCCACAGAGATATCAAACTAGAAAACATCCTGATAGAGACTGGTTCATCTGTCCCACGAGTTCGCCTCATAGACTTTGGGCTGAGTTGCTTCTTCACGCAAAGATCTCGCTATAGGATCTTCTGTGGCAACATTATCCCTCCGGAGTGGCTTGTTACTAATACGTACACTGCTGGACCTACAACAACATGGCAGATGGGAGTGGTCCTGTATGATACTCTCCACAACACAGACTTCCCATCCGACTATTACCATGAAGACGAGATCACAACCAGGGATGATCTCTCTGCAGACTGTCAAGATTTCCTGCAtaagtgttttattttaaatcccaAACAGCGTCCCAGCCTGGAGGAGCTTCAGCGTCACCCGTGGTTGACGTAA